The following are encoded together in the Kribbella voronezhensis genome:
- a CDS encoding DUF4865 family protein codes for MQYEINLPTDYDMGIIRHRVETLGNRTDDFDGLGIKAYLVQDRANGAMVNQYAPFYLWNDPAGMSRFLWGGGFFTGICKSFGRPLVSHWTGVEVRPGEAVDQPALAATKHVQLLPPDVDPAEPVAAAVSLLEKTVGLEGVHSSAIAVDPSRWELVHFTLWSGEPGIVPGTRYQVLHLSTPGTKTLLSR; via the coding sequence ATGCAGTACGAGATCAATCTGCCGACCGATTACGACATGGGGATCATCCGGCACCGGGTGGAGACGCTGGGAAATCGCACGGACGACTTCGACGGTCTGGGGATCAAGGCGTATCTGGTGCAGGACCGGGCGAACGGCGCGATGGTGAACCAGTACGCGCCGTTCTACCTGTGGAACGATCCGGCCGGGATGAGCCGGTTCCTGTGGGGAGGCGGGTTCTTCACCGGCATCTGCAAGTCGTTCGGGCGTCCTCTCGTTTCGCACTGGACCGGTGTGGAGGTCCGGCCGGGTGAGGCGGTTGACCAGCCGGCGCTGGCGGCGACGAAGCACGTCCAGTTGCTGCCGCCCGATGTGGATCCGGCGGAGCCGGTTGCGGCGGCGGTCTCGCTGTTGGAGAAGACCGTCGGTCTGGAGGGCGTCCACAGCTCGGCGATCGCCGTGGATCCGAGCCGGTGGGAGCTGGTGCACTTCACCTTGTGGAGCGGCGAACCGGGAATCGTGCCCGGCACGCGGTACCAGGTGCTGCACTTGTCCACACCCGGCACAAAAACTCTGTTGAGCCGGTGA
- a CDS encoding MFS transporter, translating into MYPLYQLLFTDHGLSASQVSTLFIIWSTTAFLFEVPSGAWADTFSRRKLLMLGSALSGLGYASWIVLPTYAGFALGFVLWGISSALISGTFEALVYDELAARGRTGTYAGLIGRSKAAALVMNLAATALAAPLFKLGGYSLAGAVSVLSCVAHLLVALSLPEAAPVATADETEEVEPGARHGALGRYRLMLLSGLAEAGTSRTVRKAVALVALLAGFLAFDEYFPLLARDVGASTTLVPLLIAGTVAAQAIGGALAGAAYKVRASVFAVGLAATAVLIAWGSLSGTALGFVPIAVGYGVMQLVIIVAEARLQDAITGPARATVISVSGLFAEVFAVAVYAGFAVGSVWFTLPVLVAGLTVPVLLTAFLTPFALPAPAGEDAGVGGEVGSERE; encoded by the coding sequence TTGTATCCGCTGTACCAGTTGCTGTTCACGGATCACGGGCTGTCGGCATCGCAAGTGTCGACGCTGTTCATCATCTGGTCGACGACCGCGTTCCTGTTCGAGGTGCCGTCCGGTGCCTGGGCGGACACGTTCTCGCGCCGCAAACTGCTGATGCTCGGTTCAGCGCTGAGTGGCCTCGGCTACGCCAGCTGGATCGTGCTGCCCACGTACGCCGGGTTCGCGCTCGGCTTCGTCCTCTGGGGCATCAGCTCCGCGCTGATCTCCGGAACTTTCGAAGCCCTCGTGTACGACGAGTTGGCCGCGCGTGGGCGCACCGGCACCTACGCCGGACTGATCGGCCGGTCCAAGGCGGCCGCGCTGGTCATGAATCTCGCGGCGACCGCGCTGGCAGCTCCGCTGTTCAAGCTCGGTGGGTATTCCCTGGCGGGTGCGGTCAGCGTGCTCAGCTGCGTCGCCCACCTGTTGGTGGCACTGTCCTTACCCGAGGCGGCTCCCGTCGCCACGGCCGACGAAACGGAGGAGGTGGAGCCTGGCGCCAGGCACGGTGCCCTCGGACGGTACCGGTTGATGCTGCTCTCGGGATTGGCCGAGGCAGGGACCAGCCGGACGGTTCGCAAGGCTGTTGCCCTGGTCGCGTTGCTGGCTGGCTTCCTGGCATTCGACGAGTATTTTCCCTTGCTGGCCAGGGATGTCGGCGCGTCGACGACCCTGGTGCCGTTGCTCATCGCGGGCACGGTGGCCGCGCAGGCGATCGGCGGTGCGCTCGCGGGAGCGGCGTACAAGGTGCGTGCTTCGGTGTTCGCGGTCGGGTTGGCGGCGACGGCCGTGCTGATCGCCTGGGGATCGTTGAGTGGGACGGCGCTCGGGTTCGTGCCGATCGCGGTGGGCTACGGGGTGATGCAGTTGGTCATCATCGTTGCCGAGGCGCGGTTGCAGGACGCGATCACCGGACCGGCCCGGGCGACGGTGATCTCGGTGTCGGGGCTGTTCGCCGAGGTGTTCGCTGTCGCTGTGTACGCCGGCTTCGCGGTCGGGTCGGTCTGGTTCACGCTGCCGGTGCTGGTCGCGGGTCTGACCGTGCCGGTGCTGCTGACCGCCTTCCTGACCCCGTTCGCCCTACCGGCACCTGCTGGTGAGGACGCGGGGGTCGGTGGGGAGGTGGGCTCAGAGCGCGAGTAG
- a CDS encoding DMT family transporter — MIRTEKRQGVLAAGAAAVTVVLWASAFVAIRHVGEEFSAGALSLGRLLVGSLVLGLFVFVRPGSSGDRLAGSASRRSRIRRTPQWPVKSDWKLLLVCGLLWFGVYNVALNAAEQRLDAGTAAMLVNIGPLLIALLAGLLLGEGFPRQLVIGSIAAFGGVVVIGMSSSEGEAETWGVVLCLVAAVAYAIGVVAQKPLLGRLPALEVTWLACTIGAVACLPFAPALIREAGAARPSTIWWVVFLGAFPTALAFTTWAYALARTSAGKMGATTYLVPPLAIFLGWLLLGETPAPLAFAGGALCLLGVAVSRYKPKRAAMPSANKLSPVSKPSSNS, encoded by the coding sequence GTGATCAGGACTGAGAAGCGGCAAGGCGTGCTGGCTGCGGGTGCGGCGGCAGTGACGGTAGTGCTCTGGGCTTCGGCGTTCGTGGCGATCAGGCATGTCGGTGAGGAGTTCTCGGCCGGTGCACTCTCACTCGGGCGACTGCTTGTCGGCAGCCTGGTGCTGGGCCTGTTCGTCTTCGTCCGGCCGGGCAGCTCTGGCGACCGTCTGGCCGGCTCGGCTTCCCGGCGGTCGCGGATTCGTCGTACGCCGCAGTGGCCGGTCAAGAGCGATTGGAAGCTGCTGCTGGTCTGCGGTCTGCTGTGGTTCGGCGTCTACAACGTCGCGTTGAACGCCGCCGAGCAGCGGCTCGATGCCGGTACGGCGGCCATGCTCGTGAACATCGGCCCACTGTTGATCGCGTTGCTCGCCGGCCTGCTGCTCGGCGAGGGGTTTCCGCGGCAACTGGTGATCGGCAGCATTGCCGCGTTCGGTGGCGTCGTCGTGATCGGCATGTCGTCGTCGGAGGGCGAGGCCGAGACCTGGGGAGTGGTCCTCTGTTTGGTCGCCGCGGTCGCCTACGCGATCGGGGTGGTGGCGCAGAAGCCGTTGCTCGGTCGCCTTCCGGCGCTCGAGGTGACCTGGCTGGCCTGCACCATCGGCGCGGTGGCCTGCCTGCCGTTCGCTCCAGCCCTGATCCGCGAGGCCGGTGCGGCCCGGCCGTCGACGATCTGGTGGGTCGTGTTCCTGGGTGCCTTTCCGACCGCGCTGGCGTTCACCACCTGGGCGTATGCGCTGGCCAGGACGAGCGCGGGGAAGATGGGCGCGACGACGTACCTGGTGCCGCCGTTGGCGATCTTCCTCGGCTGGCTGCTCCTCGGCGAGACGCCGGCGCCGCTGGCCTTCGCCGGTGGAGCGTTGTGCCTGCTCGGGGTTGCCGTGTCCCGCTACAAGCCGAAGCGCGCGGCGATGCCGTCGGCGAACAAGCTCAGCCCGGTCTCGAAGCCGTCGTCGAACTCGTAG
- a CDS encoding TetR/AcrR family transcriptional regulator produces MVNAGKPGAGRSGRPRAGEERLSRQAILEAALRIVDAEGLEAMTMRRLATTLGVNPMSLYHHLPNKAAVFAGLVELVFAGMGNSAAADDEVDWRTELTGAAHAYRNALRAHPNLALQVLADAAGVSEVVVVTVEPFYRALDRAGLTPRQIFEAVNTLIDFIHGFSLGEASVRSETFELAPDLLERVSKLQPGQAPTLAKIVGILGADGLHYEFDDGFETGLSLFADGIAARFGL; encoded by the coding sequence ATGGTTAATGCAGGCAAGCCGGGAGCCGGGCGGTCGGGACGGCCACGGGCGGGCGAGGAGCGGTTGAGCCGGCAGGCGATTCTCGAGGCCGCGCTGCGGATCGTCGACGCCGAAGGACTCGAAGCGATGACCATGCGCCGCCTCGCCACCACCCTCGGCGTGAACCCGATGTCGCTCTACCACCACCTCCCGAACAAGGCCGCGGTCTTCGCCGGCCTCGTCGAACTCGTCTTCGCCGGCATGGGTAACTCCGCTGCCGCCGACGACGAAGTCGACTGGCGAACCGAACTGACGGGCGCGGCCCACGCCTACCGGAACGCCTTGCGAGCGCATCCGAATCTGGCGTTGCAGGTGCTGGCAGATGCCGCGGGCGTGTCGGAGGTCGTCGTGGTGACGGTCGAGCCGTTCTACCGCGCACTCGATCGGGCCGGCCTGACACCGCGGCAGATCTTCGAAGCCGTGAACACGTTGATCGACTTCATCCACGGCTTCAGCCTCGGTGAGGCGTCAGTGCGCTCGGAGACCTTCGAACTCGCGCCCGACCTGCTGGAGCGAGTGAGCAAGCTGCAGCCCGGGCAGGCCCCGACACTGGCGAAGATCGTCGGGATCCTCGGCGCGGACGGGTTGCACTACGAGTTCGACGACGGCTTCGAGACCGGGCTGAGCTTGTTCGCCGACGGCATCGCCGCGCGCTTCGGCTTGTAG
- a CDS encoding SDR family oxidoreductase, which translates to MKSLAGKVALVAGGTRAAGRGVAVQLGAAGATVYVTGRSTRAERSEMDRPETIEETAELVDAAGGRGIAVRVDHTDPEQVRALVERIEQEQGELHILVNDIWGQTGEPDWDKTVWESSLDSGLRLLRLGVETHAITSHFALPLLLKTPGGLVVEMTDGTDEYNASNYRVSFFYDVAKGAVSRMAFALAHEVGPRGATAVLLTPGWLRSEAMLDGFGVTEENWRDATKSIPHFAISESPSYVGRAVAALAADPDLPRWNGKSTSSGELAKLYGFTDLDGSQPDAWRYLVEVEGRGKPADTTGYR; encoded by the coding sequence ATGAAGTCGTTGGCGGGGAAGGTGGCCCTGGTGGCGGGGGGCACGCGGGCGGCTGGGCGCGGGGTGGCGGTGCAGTTGGGCGCCGCGGGGGCGACGGTGTACGTGACCGGGCGGAGCACTCGGGCGGAGCGGTCCGAGATGGATCGGCCGGAAACGATCGAGGAGACGGCAGAGCTTGTCGACGCGGCCGGCGGGCGCGGCATCGCCGTACGGGTTGATCACACGGATCCGGAGCAGGTTCGGGCACTGGTCGAGCGGATCGAGCAGGAGCAGGGTGAGCTGCACATCCTGGTGAACGACATCTGGGGTCAGACCGGAGAGCCCGACTGGGACAAAACGGTCTGGGAGTCGTCACTCGACAGCGGGCTGCGCCTGCTGCGGCTGGGCGTGGAGACGCACGCGATCACCAGCCACTTCGCGTTGCCCTTGCTGCTCAAGACTCCGGGCGGACTGGTCGTCGAGATGACCGACGGCACCGACGAGTACAACGCGTCCAACTACCGCGTCTCGTTCTTCTACGACGTCGCGAAGGGCGCGGTGAGCCGGATGGCGTTCGCGCTGGCACACGAGGTCGGTCCGCGCGGCGCGACGGCCGTCCTGCTCACGCCGGGCTGGCTGCGCTCGGAGGCGATGCTCGACGGCTTCGGCGTCACCGAGGAGAACTGGCGGGACGCGACGAAGAGCATCCCGCACTTCGCCATCTCGGAAAGCCCTTCGTACGTTGGACGTGCGGTCGCCGCCCTCGCCGCGGATCCCGACCTCCCGCGCTGGAACGGCAAGTCCACCTCCAGCGGCGAACTCGCGAAGCTCTACGGCTTCACCGACCTCGACGGCAGTCAGCCGGATGCCTGGCGCTACCTCGTCGAAGTAGAAGGCCGCGGCAAGCCGGCTGACACCACCGGCTACCGCTGA
- a CDS encoding MBL fold metallo-hydrolase, translating into MDVTVLCDAVAVFPEPVETALPGWSAEHQEWTAANLPGNVAADGGWLLHFHCYLVTSERGAVLVDTGIGPAGSDAAQWLGTAGRLPTLLAAAGVGADDIDTVILTHVHLDHAGWNTTESGRPRFANATYVVQQAELDHLGDGPAYERYLKPIAAAGQLRAMRGSGALGDLRLLLTPGHTPGHQCVVTAVAILGGDVLVHPAQARWPELVYVYERDPAVAVTSRRDVLALAAATGLPLAAAHPHTALTGTASAQDLSNLHCRLGQR; encoded by the coding sequence ATGGACGTCACGGTGTTGTGCGATGCCGTTGCTGTGTTCCCGGAGCCCGTGGAGACGGCGCTGCCTGGGTGGTCTGCTGAACACCAGGAATGGACGGCAGCGAACCTCCCAGGGAACGTGGCCGCAGACGGTGGATGGCTACTGCACTTCCACTGCTATCTGGTGACCTCGGAACGCGGCGCGGTCCTGGTCGACACAGGAATCGGGCCCGCCGGCAGTGATGCAGCCCAGTGGCTTGGCACTGCGGGAAGGCTGCCGACGCTGCTCGCCGCGGCTGGGGTGGGTGCTGACGACATCGACACGGTGATCCTGACCCACGTTCACCTGGACCATGCAGGCTGGAACACCACCGAGTCCGGCCGACCGCGCTTTGCGAACGCGACGTACGTCGTGCAGCAGGCCGAACTGGACCACCTCGGCGACGGGCCGGCGTACGAGCGCTACCTGAAGCCGATCGCCGCGGCCGGTCAGCTTCGCGCTATGCGGGGCTCCGGCGCTCTGGGTGACCTCCGACTACTACTGACTCCTGGACATACTCCCGGTCACCAGTGCGTGGTCACTGCCGTGGCGATCCTCGGGGGAGACGTCCTGGTCCACCCCGCCCAGGCCCGCTGGCCGGAGCTCGTCTACGTCTACGAACGCGACCCAGCTGTCGCCGTCACTTCCCGTCGCGACGTACTGGCCCTCGCCGCTGCGACCGGCCTTCCCCTCGCCGCCGCCCATCCCCACACTGCTTTGACCGGTACTGCGAGTGCGCAGGACCTGTCCAACCTGCACTGTCGGCTGGGTCAGCGGTAG
- a CDS encoding LysE/ArgO family amino acid transporter — translation MPLLAGFATSLSLIVAIGAQNAFVLRQGLRREHILPVVLTCALSDALLISGGIAGLGALIESSPLALNIAKYGGAAFLFTYAAIAARRAFHPEAMRPADHAPAALRSVVLTCLGFTYLNPHVYLDTVVLLGSLANQRGADGRWLYGLGAVAASFGWFFALGFLARKLGPIFARPRAWQFLDGGIALVMATLATWMVIPA, via the coding sequence ATGCCCCTGCTAGCAGGCTTTGCCACATCACTTTCCCTGATCGTCGCGATCGGAGCGCAGAACGCCTTCGTACTGCGGCAGGGGCTGCGTCGCGAGCACATCCTGCCGGTGGTGCTGACCTGCGCACTCTCGGACGCGTTGCTCATCTCCGGTGGCATCGCCGGCCTCGGCGCCCTGATAGAGAGCAGCCCGCTCGCACTGAACATCGCGAAGTACGGCGGTGCCGCCTTTCTCTTCACCTACGCCGCGATCGCCGCCCGGCGGGCGTTTCATCCGGAGGCGATGCGGCCCGCGGATCATGCGCCGGCGGCGCTGCGGAGCGTAGTACTGACCTGTCTGGGGTTCACGTATCTCAATCCGCATGTGTACCTCGACACCGTCGTACTGCTCGGATCGCTGGCCAACCAGCGCGGTGCCGACGGGCGGTGGCTCTACGGACTCGGTGCGGTCGCCGCGAGCTTCGGATGGTTCTTCGCGCTGGGGTTTCTCGCTCGCAAGCTGGGGCCGATCTTCGCCCGGCCGCGCGCCTGGCAGTTCCTGGACGGCGGGATCGCACTGGTGATGGCGACCCTCGCGACCTGGATGGTCATCCCCGCCTGA
- a CDS encoding LysR family transcriptional regulator ArgP, giving the protein MQIDSAQLDTFAAVIDEGSFDAAARRLRITPSAVSQRIKALESRLGQVLIQRTKPTRSTEAGEALLRLARQVDLLEVEAIAAVKGKVEGLRLPVAVNADSLNGWFLPALLDVPPELVTAFDLRQEDQDHSAELLRNGTVLAAVTADPRPVQGCRVRALGKMRYLSITTPEFAERWLTGRPLAEALATAPMMAFNSKDKLQERLIRKVTRRRLDPPVHSIPASGPFVRAIRLGLGWGMIEEDAVEADLASGRLVEVAPGKHVDVPLYWQHWKLDSAVLDALTAAVLRAAAAGLRSP; this is encoded by the coding sequence ATGCAGATCGACTCGGCACAGCTCGACACCTTCGCCGCCGTGATCGACGAGGGCAGCTTCGACGCGGCCGCCCGGCGGCTGCGGATCACTCCGTCCGCGGTGAGCCAGCGGATCAAGGCGCTGGAGAGCCGGCTCGGTCAGGTCTTGATCCAGCGGACGAAGCCGACCCGCAGTACGGAGGCGGGGGAGGCGTTGTTGCGGCTGGCCCGGCAGGTGGACCTCCTCGAGGTCGAGGCGATCGCCGCGGTCAAGGGCAAGGTGGAGGGACTCCGGCTGCCGGTCGCGGTGAACGCGGACTCGTTGAACGGCTGGTTCCTGCCGGCCCTGCTCGACGTGCCGCCGGAGTTGGTGACGGCTTTCGACCTGCGCCAGGAGGACCAGGATCATTCCGCCGAGTTGCTCCGCAACGGGACCGTCCTCGCGGCGGTGACGGCTGACCCGCGGCCGGTGCAGGGCTGTCGCGTCCGAGCGCTGGGGAAGATGCGGTACCTGTCGATCACCACGCCCGAGTTCGCCGAGCGCTGGCTGACCGGGCGCCCGCTTGCCGAGGCACTCGCAACCGCTCCGATGATGGCCTTCAACTCCAAGGACAAGTTGCAGGAACGGCTGATCCGCAAGGTGACCCGGCGCCGCCTCGATCCGCCGGTGCACTCGATCCCGGCATCGGGGCCGTTCGTGCGGGCGATCCGGCTCGGCCTCGGCTGGGGCATGATCGAGGAGGACGCCGTCGAGGCGGATCTGGCCTCCGGCCGCCTGGTAGAAGTTGCCCCCGGCAAGCATGTCGACGTACCGCTGTACTGGCAGCACTGGAAGCTCGACTCCGCCGTTCTCGACGCACTCACCGCTGCCGTACTGCGGGCTGCCGCGGCGGGGCTGCGTAGTCCCTGA
- a CDS encoding TetR/AcrR family transcriptional regulator, with translation MGNREALIEGAKTCLMEKGYHRTTARDIATAAGVSLAAIGYHFGSKDDLMNEAMRAALDEWGAEVGTAMAAGLGADATARERFVETWRLAVGTLSTPSTRALWVTQFEVLSAGAPELLKELSNLQGEAREGVATLFGAVGPETPQDEVQLVGSFLQALLLGVVVQWLFDPAKAPSGEDLAKALELVSAGIQER, from the coding sequence ATGGGAAATCGCGAGGCTTTGATCGAGGGTGCCAAGACCTGCCTGATGGAGAAGGGCTACCACCGCACGACCGCCCGGGACATCGCGACCGCGGCCGGCGTCAGCCTCGCCGCCATCGGCTACCACTTCGGGTCGAAGGACGACCTGATGAACGAGGCGATGCGGGCGGCCCTGGACGAGTGGGGCGCAGAAGTCGGTACGGCGATGGCTGCCGGGCTCGGCGCCGATGCGACCGCTCGCGAGCGCTTCGTCGAGACGTGGCGGCTGGCAGTGGGCACGCTGTCGACGCCCAGCACGCGGGCGTTGTGGGTCACCCAGTTCGAGGTACTCAGTGCAGGCGCGCCGGAACTGCTGAAGGAGCTGTCGAACCTGCAAGGAGAAGCGCGCGAGGGCGTAGCGACCTTGTTCGGTGCCGTGGGTCCAGAGACTCCGCAGGACGAGGTGCAGTTGGTCGGGTCGTTCCTGCAAGCGCTACTGCTGGGCGTTGTCGTGCAGTGGTTGTTCGACCCCGCCAAGGCTCCCAGCGGCGAGGACCTGGCCAAAGCCCTGGAGCTGGTCTCCGCTGGAATCCAGGAGCGCTAG
- a CDS encoding SCO6745 family protein encodes MSQTRARRMWKVLEPYHAITYFAPETRQATDALGLRGGWMSYFACRAAPLGPVGPDLVTAVFYNFHPSMVARALPDAWTFATPEQLVATRLQAVDDAVRRMLPETGAPVRRTAELARQAAEVAPLGGRPIAAANAALDWPDEPHLVLWHATTILRESRGDGHVSALVTAGLSPCQANVTISAAGGPSKAVYQASRRWSDDEWAEAEEDLRSRGLLAADGTLTEKGWALRRQVEDTTDALAEQGWAKLGDAATEELDRLVRPISGAIMASGLVPADNPMALRWEKDELPH; translated from the coding sequence ATGTCGCAGACCCGCGCACGCCGGATGTGGAAAGTCCTCGAGCCGTACCACGCGATCACCTACTTCGCCCCGGAGACCCGGCAGGCGACCGACGCGCTCGGCCTGCGCGGTGGCTGGATGAGCTACTTCGCCTGCCGCGCCGCTCCGCTCGGTCCGGTCGGCCCTGACCTCGTCACCGCCGTTTTCTACAACTTCCACCCGTCCATGGTCGCCAGAGCACTTCCCGACGCTTGGACCTTCGCCACACCCGAGCAACTCGTCGCAACGAGGCTGCAGGCCGTAGACGACGCAGTACGCCGGATGTTGCCCGAGACGGGCGCGCCAGTACGCCGTACTGCGGAGCTGGCGCGCCAAGCCGCCGAGGTGGCGCCTCTCGGCGGCCGGCCGATCGCAGCGGCCAACGCTGCGCTGGACTGGCCCGACGAGCCTCACCTGGTTCTGTGGCACGCGACGACGATCCTCAGGGAGTCCAGGGGCGACGGGCACGTGTCCGCGCTGGTCACTGCCGGCCTCAGCCCGTGCCAGGCGAACGTCACCATCTCTGCGGCAGGCGGTCCGTCCAAGGCGGTCTACCAGGCCAGCCGACGCTGGAGTGACGACGAATGGGCCGAAGCCGAGGAAGACCTCAGGAGCCGTGGACTACTGGCGGCCGATGGCACGCTGACCGAGAAGGGCTGGGCACTGCGCCGGCAGGTTGAGGACACCACGGACGCGCTGGCTGAGCAGGGCTGGGCGAAGCTCGGCGACGCCGCGACCGAGGAGCTCGACCGCCTAGTTCGCCCGATCAGCGGCGCGATCATGGCGTCCGGCCTGGTTCCGGCCGACAACCCGATGGCCCTGCGCTGGGAGAAGGACGAGCTACCGCACTAG
- a CDS encoding GNAT family N-acetyltransferase: MQTLRIKDAVADDWAAIWPFFHEIVTAQETYTYDPELTFDQARALWMSPSGSELSRTTVAVDADGTVLGSANMYPNRPGPGSHVASASFMVDSSHRGRGVGRALCQDMIDWAAASGFRAIQFNAVVETNERAVKLWQDLGFTIIGTVPEAFLHPTHGYVGLHVMHRPFD; this comes from the coding sequence ATGCAGACCTTGAGGATCAAAGATGCCGTCGCGGACGACTGGGCCGCGATCTGGCCGTTCTTCCACGAGATCGTCACCGCGCAGGAGACCTACACCTACGATCCGGAGCTGACCTTCGACCAGGCGCGCGCCCTGTGGATGTCGCCGTCGGGGTCGGAGCTGAGCCGGACCACGGTCGCGGTCGATGCCGACGGCACCGTTCTCGGCAGCGCCAACATGTACCCGAACCGGCCGGGTCCTGGCTCGCACGTCGCCAGCGCGAGCTTCATGGTCGACTCCTCCCACCGCGGCCGCGGTGTCGGCCGGGCGCTCTGCCAGGACATGATCGACTGGGCGGCCGCTTCCGGGTTCCGGGCGATCCAGTTCAACGCGGTGGTGGAGACCAACGAGCGCGCGGTCAAGCTCTGGCAGGACCTGGGCTTCACCATCATCGGCACGGTGCCGGAGGCGTTCCTGCACCCGACCCACGGTTATGTCGGTCTGCACGTCATGCACCGACCCTTTGATTAA
- a CDS encoding calcium:proton antiporter has protein sequence MTDTVVHGLPRWSLAVPPLALVVLVLSWGRDLGALLLILVCAGLGAAVIAAVHHAEVVAHRVGEPFGTLILALAVTVIEVALIVTLMASGGDKAASLARDTVFAAVMITCNGILGLALVAGSLRHKSQAFRVHASGSALAVMTALVTLSLVLPTFTTSTPGATFSSAQLAFAGVTSLVMYGVFVFVQTIRHRDYFLPVGTEEVPVQPADDDEESVVHAAAPSVRVALTSLGLLFVCLIAVVGLAKTVSPKLESAVESAGAPLAVVGVVIALLVLLPETVAAVRAALRDRLQTSLNLALGSALASIGLTIPAIAVASIWLDGPLVLGLGSKELVLFILTVVVSMLTLATGRATLLQGAVHLMIFGSFLFLTVSP, from the coding sequence ATGACAGACACGGTTGTCCATGGGTTGCCGCGCTGGAGTCTGGCCGTGCCCCCGCTCGCTCTCGTCGTACTGGTGCTGTCCTGGGGTCGCGACCTGGGTGCCCTGCTGCTGATCCTGGTCTGCGCCGGTCTCGGCGCCGCCGTGATCGCGGCCGTCCATCATGCCGAGGTGGTCGCGCACCGGGTCGGTGAACCGTTCGGCACGCTGATCCTCGCGCTCGCGGTGACCGTCATCGAGGTCGCGCTGATCGTCACGCTGATGGCCTCGGGCGGTGACAAGGCCGCGTCGCTGGCGCGCGACACGGTGTTCGCCGCGGTGATGATCACCTGCAACGGGATCCTCGGTCTCGCACTGGTCGCCGGGTCGCTGCGGCACAAGTCGCAGGCGTTCCGGGTGCACGCGTCCGGAAGTGCGCTCGCGGTGATGACCGCACTGGTGACGCTGAGCCTCGTGCTGCCCACCTTCACGACCAGTACGCCGGGAGCCACCTTCAGCTCGGCGCAGCTCGCGTTCGCCGGCGTGACATCGCTGGTGATGTACGGCGTGTTCGTGTTCGTCCAGACCATCCGGCATCGCGACTACTTCCTGCCGGTCGGCACTGAAGAGGTTCCGGTCCAGCCGGCCGACGATGACGAGGAGAGCGTCGTGCACGCGGCCGCGCCGAGCGTGCGGGTCGCGCTGACGAGTCTCGGTCTGTTGTTCGTCTGCTTGATCGCAGTGGTCGGGCTGGCGAAGACGGTGTCGCCCAAGCTGGAGTCGGCGGTCGAGTCCGCTGGTGCGCCGCTGGCGGTCGTCGGGGTGGTGATCGCGCTGCTGGTGCTGCTGCCGGAGACGGTCGCCGCAGTACGGGCTGCACTGCGGGACCGCCTGCAGACCAGCCTGAACCTCGCGCTGGGTTCGGCACTGGCGAGCATCGGGCTGACCATCCCTGCGATCGCGGTGGCATCGATCTGGCTCGACGGACCACTCGTGCTCGGCCTGGGCAGCAAGGAACTGGTGCTGTTCATCCTGACCGTCGTGGTGAGCATGCTGACCCTCGCGACCGGCCGTGCCACGTTGCTGCAGGGCGCAGTACACCTGATGATCTTCGGCTCGTTCCTGTTCCTCACGGTCAGCCCGTGA